A window of the Blastopirellula sediminis genome harbors these coding sequences:
- a CDS encoding tetratricopeptide repeat protein gives MERLGSRQKRIVAFVGRSFCWAITLAGLFLVCSPCAAETLSEAKELFRTGQYEKCADAAAKEIADGTYSEEWRLLRLESELMLGRYADALTSLEEARKVNTYSIRLRWLERDIRRYNGDSAKAKEVLAEIAAEVERLSARYRSPEDMVVVGSFFLEIGDDPKQIRTNRFKQIQQRAPGFSGGFIVAAELALAKNDYALAAEDFQKAIKVDPENPRILYGLARAFESSDAEKAEGFLAQSLEINPNYIPSLLFIAEEHLQAERYDEAEKQLEKVFAINPAEPKAWAIRAVIAHLSSDAEKEKKAREEALKHWTDNPEVDYLIGKYLAQKYRFAEAAAAQRQALAFDSSYLPAKMELSNDLLRLGEEEAGWKLAEEVFDADNYNVVAHNLSTLHDHMAKYRTLIQDGFVVRMDAKEAEIYGPRVLELLVEAKQVLCEKYNVELPETVAVEIFPRQQDFAIRTFGLPGGAGFLGVCFGSVVTMNSPASQGSTPSNWEAVLWHEFCHVVTLTKTHNKMPRWLSEGISVYEERLRDPAWGQSLSLRYRTMILGDDLTPVSQLSGAFLRPKSPQHLMFAYYESSLVVEFLVDKFGIDALRAILDDLGKGLQINDAITRHAAPVEAFDAEFEKYIREQANAFAEGADFTEEEIPASGDAAVWKEWLAKHPDSFQGLGRYAMALIAEEKWEEAREPIERLVKLAPDYAGEGSGLPMKAKISRELGETEQEVAVLEHLAELSADGLPVYRRLADLHAEQENWEAVTVNARRILAVNPLLPEPHRLLATAGEKSGDRDAAIDGLRAISLMDPFDPADVHYRAAKLLHEAGRSDEARKQVLLALEEAPRYRDAHQLLLQLVEAKEADSDEEPAPMKEDPMTEEAAQ, from the coding sequence TTGGAAAGATTGGGGAGCCGTCAAAAGCGGATAGTCGCTTTCGTTGGTCGATCGTTCTGCTGGGCGATCACGTTGGCGGGGCTCTTTCTGGTCTGCAGCCCCTGTGCGGCGGAGACCTTATCGGAAGCGAAAGAACTCTTCCGTACCGGGCAGTACGAAAAGTGCGCCGACGCCGCCGCCAAAGAGATCGCCGACGGAACCTATTCGGAAGAGTGGCGACTCCTTCGCTTGGAAAGCGAACTGATGCTAGGTCGCTATGCCGATGCTCTGACGTCGCTGGAAGAAGCGAGAAAGGTCAACACCTACAGCATCCGCCTCCGCTGGCTCGAACGGGACATCCGCCGCTACAACGGCGATTCGGCGAAGGCGAAAGAAGTGCTCGCCGAGATCGCCGCCGAAGTCGAACGCTTGAGCGCCCGCTATCGTTCGCCAGAAGATATGGTGGTCGTCGGAAGTTTTTTCCTGGAAATTGGCGACGACCCAAAGCAGATTCGCACCAACCGCTTCAAACAGATCCAACAGCGTGCCCCGGGGTTCTCCGGCGGTTTTATCGTCGCGGCCGAACTCGCCCTGGCGAAAAATGACTACGCCTTGGCCGCCGAAGATTTCCAGAAGGCGATCAAGGTCGATCCCGAGAACCCGCGGATTCTCTACGGTTTGGCCCGCGCCTTTGAATCGAGCGATGCCGAAAAGGCAGAAGGATTTCTCGCCCAATCGCTCGAGATCAATCCGAACTACATCCCCAGCCTCCTTTTCATCGCCGAAGAGCACCTCCAAGCCGAACGCTACGACGAGGCGGAAAAGCAGCTCGAAAAAGTGTTCGCAATCAATCCGGCTGAGCCGAAGGCCTGGGCGATTCGCGCGGTAATCGCTCACCTCAGCAGCGACGCCGAAAAGGAGAAAAAGGCCCGCGAAGAGGCGCTTAAGCATTGGACCGACAATCCCGAAGTCGATTACCTGATCGGCAAGTACCTCGCGCAGAAGTACCGCTTTGCCGAAGCGGCCGCGGCCCAGCGACAGGCGCTCGCGTTTGATTCCTCCTATCTGCCGGCCAAGATGGAGCTTTCCAACGACCTGCTGCGGCTCGGTGAAGAGGAAGCTGGCTGGAAACTGGCCGAGGAAGTCTTTGACGCCGACAACTACAACGTCGTCGCCCACAACCTTTCTACGCTCCATGATCATATGGCGAAGTATCGCACGTTGATCCAAGATGGCTTCGTCGTTCGGATGGACGCCAAAGAGGCCGAAATCTACGGCCCGCGCGTGCTGGAACTGCTGGTCGAAGCGAAGCAAGTGTTGTGTGAAAAGTACAACGTTGAGTTGCCTGAAACGGTCGCCGTCGAGATCTTTCCGCGGCAGCAGGACTTTGCCATTCGAACCTTCGGTTTGCCAGGGGGCGCTGGCTTTCTGGGAGTTTGCTTCGGCAGCGTCGTCACGATGAATTCCCCCGCTTCGCAAGGAAGTACGCCGTCAAACTGGGAAGCGGTTCTGTGGCACGAGTTCTGCCACGTCGTCACGCTCACCAAGACCCACAACAAGATGCCGCGCTGGCTGAGCGAAGGGATTTCCGTTTACGAAGAGCGTCTGCGTGATCCGGCGTGGGGCCAATCGCTGTCGCTTCGCTACCGCACTATGATTCTGGGAGACGACCTGACGCCGGTCAGCCAGTTGAGCGGCGCGTTCCTGCGGCCGAAAAGCCCGCAGCATCTGATGTTCGCCTATTACGAGTCTTCGCTGGTGGTCGAGTTTCTGGTCGACAAGTTTGGGATCGACGCGCTTCGCGCTATCCTGGATGACCTTGGCAAAGGATTACAGATCAACGACGCGATCACGCGGCATGCCGCGCCGGTCGAAGCGTTTGACGCCGAATTCGAGAAGTACATTCGCGAGCAGGCCAATGCCTTTGCCGAAGGCGCTGACTTCACCGAAGAAGAAATACCCGCCAGCGGTGATGCGGCCGTTTGGAAAGAGTGGCTGGCCAAGCATCCCGATAGCTTTCAGGGACTTGGTCGTTATGCGATGGCCCTGATCGCCGAAGAAAAGTGGGAAGAAGCCCGCGAGCCGATCGAGCGTCTCGTGAAACTGGCGCCTGACTACGCAGGGGAGGGGAGCGGCCTGCCGATGAAAGCGAAGATTTCTCGCGAGCTGGGCGAAACCGAACAAGAGGTCGCCGTGTTAGAACATTTGGCCGAATTGTCCGCCGATGGGCTACCGGTCTATCGACGCCTGGCCGATTTGCACGCCGAACAAGAGAACTGGGAAGCGGTCACGGTAAACGCGCGGCGGATACTCGCCGTCAATCCGCTCCTTCCCGAACCGCATCGCTTGTTGGCGACTGCTGGAGAAAAATCCGGGGACCGAGACGCGGCGATCGATGGATTACGGGCGATCTCCTTGATGGACCCGTTCGACCCGGCCGACGTGCACTATCGAGCGGCGAAGCTGTTGCACGAAGCGGGACGTTCGGACGAAGCCCGCAAGCAGGTTCTCCTCGCGCTGGAAGAAGCTCCCCGCTATCGCGACGCACACCAATTGCTGCTTCAACTAGTCGAAGCGAAAGAAGCGGACAGCGACGAGGAACCCGCTCCGATGAAAGAAGATCCCATGACGGAAGAGGCTGCCCAGTGA
- a CDS encoding DUF4159 domain-containing protein, whose protein sequence is MSWKRSTVRLVIAVALFAILGGIVFAQFGGGNGFFGRRGRGGYRGYAPETGARNDWEIDERFQHDAFRFARVKYSEYGGGTKWATDFPESDLHLPQRLRELTSMEVHPESVIVELTDERLSDYPFIYIIEPGNMQLTDEEVAGLRRYLLNGGFLMVDDFWGEWEWDNFYQNIKRVFPDREPEELPLEHEIFHLVYDLEEKPMIVGLDTWRSGRRAERPDAQEPHYKGIFDDKGRMMAIICHNTDLGDGWEEEGVDPTYFKEYSERFAYPLGINIITYAMTH, encoded by the coding sequence GTGAGTTGGAAACGATCGACAGTCCGGCTCGTCATCGCCGTAGCCCTGTTTGCGATTCTCGGCGGCATCGTCTTCGCCCAGTTTGGCGGCGGAAATGGCTTCTTTGGTCGTCGCGGGAGAGGAGGTTACCGCGGTTACGCGCCCGAAACCGGCGCACGTAACGATTGGGAAATCGACGAACGGTTCCAGCACGACGCGTTCCGCTTTGCTCGCGTAAAGTATTCGGAATATGGGGGGGGCACGAAATGGGCCACCGATTTTCCCGAAAGCGATCTCCACCTGCCGCAGCGTTTGCGTGAATTAACCTCCATGGAAGTCCATCCCGAAAGCGTGATCGTCGAACTGACGGACGAGCGACTTTCCGACTATCCATTCATCTACATTATCGAACCGGGCAACATGCAGCTAACCGACGAAGAGGTCGCCGGTTTGCGCCGCTATCTGCTCAATGGCGGCTTCCTGATGGTCGACGACTTTTGGGGAGAATGGGAATGGGACAATTTCTATCAAAACATCAAGCGAGTCTTCCCTGATCGCGAACCGGAAGAACTCCCGCTGGAACATGAGATCTTTCATCTCGTTTACGACCTTGAAGAAAAGCCGATGATCGTCGGCCTTGATACCTGGAGAAGCGGCCGCCGGGCCGAACGTCCTGACGCGCAAGAGCCCCACTACAAAGGCATCTTCGACGACAAAGGGCGAATGATGGCGATCATTTGCCACAACACCGACCTCGGCGACGGCTGGGAAGAGGAAGGGGTCGATCCGACCTACTTCAAAGAATACTCCGAGCGTTTCGCCTATCCCCTCGGAATCAACATTATCACCTACGCGATGACGCATTGA
- a CDS encoding AAA family ATPase, with product MSTETDAYAAEQAAVEQIRTGRERILSELSKAVIGQQEVIEQLLLCLFAGGHCLITGAPGLAKTLLVNSISQIFDLEFRRIQFTPDLMPADITGTEILEETHDGKRKLQFAKGPIFANVILADEINRTPPKTQAALLEAMQEHQVTAAGVRYPLEKPFFVLATQNPIEMEGTYPLPEAQLDRFMFNIWIDYLPEDDEVAVVSQTTSRSNQPIQSLFSGDDVLRFHQIVKKVPIAENLVRYAVRIADASRPGRASTPDFINQWVTWGAGLRAAQYLVLGAKARALLQGRPHVVADDIKALAHVTLRHRILVGYRAEAEGITVEKVIDKLLKTVAVPGA from the coding sequence GTGAGTACCGAAACCGACGCCTACGCCGCCGAACAAGCGGCGGTAGAACAGATCCGTACCGGCCGCGAGCGGATTCTGTCTGAATTGTCGAAAGCCGTGATCGGACAGCAGGAAGTAATCGAGCAATTGCTCCTCTGCTTGTTCGCCGGCGGTCACTGCTTGATTACCGGGGCGCCCGGTCTGGCGAAGACCTTGCTCGTCAACTCGATCTCTCAGATTTTTGACCTCGAGTTTCGCCGCATTCAGTTCACTCCCGACCTGATGCCGGCCGATATCACCGGAACCGAAATTCTGGAAGAGACGCACGACGGCAAGCGGAAGCTGCAGTTCGCGAAAGGCCCGATCTTCGCCAACGTGATTCTCGCGGACGAAATCAACCGTACGCCTCCCAAGACGCAAGCGGCCCTTCTGGAAGCGATGCAGGAGCATCAAGTCACCGCGGCCGGCGTTCGCTATCCGCTCGAAAAGCCGTTCTTCGTGCTCGCCACGCAAAACCCGATCGAAATGGAAGGGACCTATCCGCTGCCGGAAGCGCAGCTCGATCGCTTCATGTTCAATATCTGGATTGATTACCTGCCGGAAGATGACGAAGTGGCGGTCGTCAGCCAAACCACCTCCCGCAGTAACCAGCCGATTCAGTCATTGTTCTCCGGCGACGACGTCCTCCGTTTCCACCAGATCGTGAAGAAGGTGCCGATCGCGGAAAACCTGGTTCGCTACGCGGTTCGTATTGCCGACGCATCGCGACCGGGCCGCGCATCGACCCCTGACTTCATCAATCAATGGGTCACTTGGGGTGCTGGTCTGCGTGCCGCCCAGTATCTGGTTCTGGGTGCGAAAGCCCGCGCCTTGCTGCAAGGTCGCCCCCATGTGGTCGCCGACGATATCAAGGCGCTCGCCCACGTCACGCTGCGGCATCGCATCCTGGTCGGCTATCGCGCCGAAGCGGAGGGAATCACTGTCGAGAAGGTGATCGACAAACTGCTGAAGACCGTCGCAGTGCCGGGGGCCTAA
- a CDS encoding DUF58 domain-containing protein yields the protein MSTAANRSTGHPQRGAALIDPGSLMRIKNLELRARAIVEGFLSGLHRSPYHGFSVEFTEYRQYSPGDDPRFLDWKLYARSDRYFIKCFEDETNLRCHLLVDLSRSMNYGTVGYSKAEYAKTAAATVAYFLSLQRDAVGLLTFDEKIVDVIPPRFRTGHIHHLMMSLERAPAGKGTDIEKPLEQIAATVAKRGVVVLISDLLTPIGALKKNLSYLRARGHEVVILRVLDPREVDFAFDQPAMFHDIESGRDLYIDPAAARDNYLSAFQEHSGSLQTICNQLGIELHMITIDRPLELMLFDLLTERMNRGANVRQRTPAGGGAS from the coding sequence ATGAGCACGGCAGCGAATAGATCGACAGGACATCCGCAGCGCGGCGCCGCGCTGATCGATCCCGGTTCGCTGATGCGCATCAAGAATCTGGAGCTCCGGGCCCGCGCGATCGTCGAAGGTTTTCTCTCCGGTCTACATCGTTCTCCCTATCATGGCTTTTCGGTAGAATTTACCGAGTATCGCCAATACTCGCCGGGCGACGATCCCCGTTTTCTCGACTGGAAGTTGTACGCTCGTTCCGATCGCTACTTCATCAAGTGCTTTGAAGACGAGACCAATCTCCGCTGTCATCTGCTGGTCGACTTGAGCCGTTCCATGAATTACGGCACGGTCGGCTATAGTAAAGCGGAATACGCCAAGACCGCTGCAGCGACGGTCGCTTATTTCCTGTCGCTCCAGCGCGACGCGGTCGGGCTCCTTACCTTTGACGAGAAAATCGTCGACGTGATTCCTCCGCGGTTCCGCACTGGGCATATCCATCACCTGATGATGAGTCTCGAGCGAGCCCCGGCCGGCAAAGGGACCGACATCGAAAAGCCGCTCGAGCAAATCGCCGCGACCGTCGCCAAACGGGGCGTCGTCGTCCTGATCTCGGACCTATTGACCCCGATCGGCGCTCTAAAGAAGAATCTCAGCTACCTCCGCGCGCGAGGGCACGAAGTGGTCATTTTGCGGGTCCTTGATCCGCGTGAGGTCGACTTCGCTTTTGATCAACCGGCGATGTTCCACGATATCGAATCGGGACGCGATCTCTACATCGATCCGGCCGCCGCGCGGGACAACTATCTCTCTGCGTTTCAAGAACATTCCGGCAGCTTGCAGACGATCTGCAACCAGCTCGGCATCGAGCTGCACATGATCACCATCGATCGTCCCCTCGAATTGATGCTGTTTGACCTGCTGACCGAACGGATGAATCGGGGCGCGAACGTTCGCCAGCGAACTCCGGCCGGGGGAGGCGCGTCATGA
- a CDS encoding BatA domain-containing protein — translation MSFLTGAFLFGALAIAAPLLFHLIRRTPKAHYEFSSLMFLKPSPPKLTRRSRLDEWLLLLLRALAILLLAFAFMRPYFRTQAELSLNDAPQRHIAILIDRSASMRRGELWEKAVQEVESALDDLEDTDEVSLFAYDEKLEMLLAPEGADSVNRAERRELVREKLKELSPTWGGSNLGAALLGVAERLETADDTRQTHAALQILLVGDLQSGSQLDALQMSEWPETVRVDVHAVAPKTEGNARVRLVETSADETDDAGPPRVRVRNAAGSDVEQFEVVWSDGESDRSRQVSFYVPPGESLVLEVPAEHGAIAPDRVLLRGDGPGMEFDNAFYQVPAIQEQIKLAYFGADRDDDPEQMRFYLARAFDETPARKVDIEAIEGDAMPNWEFDSEPRFAVIAGSLSEAQQKGLDGYLNQGGDALVVLRDDQMISDLGKWLGGVVSTEAEPASSKQSYALLGSIDFQHPLLAPFAGARYNDFTKIRFWRHRRVSLKEVDAATVIASYTDNTPALWSIERGKGTLYVMSAGWNRDDSQLALSTKFIPLLSRWLELAARGGLAAQSYVVNQPVPLPPAEGKRSVKTPDGEVQELAQEETTFTATTVPGIYTLIDAGNETKFAVNVADAESETDPLDVGRLEQFNVVLGAAPTQAAQLDQLRQLRDAELENRQKIWKWLVVAVLALLGVETLLAARRSRQPVQVAGDLA, via the coding sequence ATGAGCTTCCTCACCGGGGCGTTCCTGTTCGGGGCGCTCGCGATCGCGGCGCCGCTGCTGTTTCACCTGATTCGCCGGACGCCGAAGGCCCATTACGAATTCAGTTCGTTAATGTTCCTGAAGCCCTCGCCGCCGAAACTGACGCGGCGGAGTCGACTTGACGAATGGTTGCTGCTGTTACTCCGAGCGCTGGCGATTTTGCTGTTGGCGTTCGCCTTCATGCGCCCCTATTTCCGCACCCAAGCCGAGCTGTCTTTAAACGATGCGCCGCAGCGGCATATCGCGATCCTGATCGACCGCAGCGCCAGCATGCGGCGCGGGGAGCTGTGGGAAAAGGCCGTTCAAGAAGTTGAATCGGCGCTCGACGATCTCGAAGATACCGACGAGGTTTCCCTGTTCGCCTACGACGAGAAGCTGGAAATGCTCCTCGCCCCCGAAGGCGCCGACAGTGTCAATCGCGCGGAACGTCGTGAACTGGTCCGGGAAAAACTAAAAGAGTTATCGCCAACATGGGGCGGCAGCAACTTGGGAGCGGCGCTGTTAGGAGTCGCCGAACGGCTCGAGACGGCCGATGACACACGTCAAACGCACGCGGCGCTGCAGATCTTGCTGGTGGGTGATTTGCAGTCCGGTTCGCAGCTTGACGCGTTGCAAATGAGCGAATGGCCCGAGACGGTCCGGGTCGATGTTCATGCCGTGGCGCCGAAGACGGAAGGGAATGCCCGCGTTCGCCTGGTCGAAACTTCGGCCGATGAGACCGATGATGCAGGCCCGCCGCGAGTCCGCGTCCGCAATGCCGCCGGATCCGACGTCGAACAATTCGAGGTCGTCTGGAGTGACGGCGAGAGCGATCGTTCGCGGCAAGTTTCGTTCTACGTACCTCCAGGCGAAAGCCTTGTGCTGGAAGTCCCCGCGGAACATGGCGCCATCGCCCCCGATCGCGTCCTGTTGCGTGGTGACGGCCCCGGTATGGAATTCGACAACGCCTTCTACCAGGTTCCCGCGATCCAGGAGCAAATCAAGCTCGCCTACTTCGGCGCCGACCGCGACGACGATCCGGAGCAGATGCGGTTCTATCTCGCCCGAGCGTTTGACGAGACGCCTGCTCGCAAGGTTGACATCGAAGCGATCGAGGGAGACGCGATGCCGAACTGGGAATTCGACTCCGAACCCCGCTTTGCCGTCATCGCGGGCTCGCTGAGCGAAGCGCAGCAGAAGGGACTCGACGGCTATCTCAACCAAGGCGGCGACGCCCTCGTCGTCCTTCGCGACGACCAGATGATCAGTGACTTAGGCAAATGGCTCGGCGGCGTCGTTTCCACCGAAGCGGAGCCCGCTTCCAGTAAACAGTCGTACGCGCTGCTCGGCAGCATCGACTTCCAGCATCCGCTGCTCGCCCCCTTCGCTGGCGCCCGCTACAACGACTTCACTAAGATTCGCTTCTGGCGCCATCGTCGCGTCAGCCTGAAAGAGGTTGACGCAGCGACCGTCATCGCCAGCTATACCGACAACACGCCGGCTCTCTGGTCGATCGAACGCGGTAAGGGAACGTTGTACGTCATGTCCGCCGGTTGGAACCGAGACGACAGTCAACTGGCCCTTTCGACCAAGTTCATCCCGCTACTTTCTCGTTGGTTGGAACTCGCAGCTCGCGGCGGTCTCGCAGCGCAGTCGTACGTGGTCAACCAGCCGGTTCCTTTGCCGCCGGCCGAAGGAAAGCGCAGCGTCAAAACGCCCGATGGCGAAGTTCAGGAACTCGCGCAAGAGGAAACGACGTTCACCGCGACGACCGTCCCCGGCATCTACACGCTGATAGATGCTGGGAACGAGACGAAGTTTGCGGTCAACGTCGCCGATGCGGAGAGCGAAACCGATCCGCTCGACGTCGGTCGTTTGGAGCAATTCAACGTCGTGCTCGGCGCCGCTCCCACGCAAGCGGCGCAGCTCGATCAACTGCGACAGTTGCGGGACGCCGAGCTAGAAAATCGCCAAAAAATCTGGAAGTGGCTGGTCGTCGCCGTTTTGGCTCTCTTGGGAGTCGAAACGCTGCTTGCCGCCCGTCGAAGTCGTCAACCGGTTCAGGTCGCAGGAGACCTCGCATGA